A genomic region of Zalophus californianus isolate mZalCal1 chromosome 1, mZalCal1.pri.v2, whole genome shotgun sequence contains the following coding sequences:
- the LOC113915894 gene encoding T-complex protein 1 subunit alpha-like, whose product MGSQKQLAIAEFARSVLIIPNTLTVNAAPNSTDLTAKLRAFHNEAQVNPECKYLKWIGLDLVSGKPRENKQAGVFEQTIEKVKSLKFVTEASITILQIDDLIKLYMESKDKHGGYEDVLHSGALMTELISLIDNNIRCHYLVP is encoded by the coding sequence ATGGGGTCTCAAAAACAGCTTGCTATTGCGGAGTTTGCAAGATCTGTTCTTATTATTCCTAACACACTGACAGTTAATGCTGCTCCAAACTCCACAGATCTCACTGCAAAGTTAAGAGCTTTCCATAATGAGGCTCAAGTTAACCCAGAATGCAAATATCTCAAATGGATTGGTCTTGATTTGGTCAGTGGTAAACCTCGAGAGAACAAACAAGCAGGGGTATTTGAACAAACCATAGAGAAAGTTAAGAGTTTGAAATTTGTGACAGAAGCTTCAATTACCATTCTTCAAATTGATGATCTTATCAAATTATACATGGAAAGCAAAGATAAGCATGGAGGTTATGAAGATGTTCTTCACTCAGGAGCCCTGATGACAGAGCTGATTTCTTTGATTGATAACAATATTAGATGCCATTATCTTGTACCTTGA